Proteins encoded within one genomic window of Bradyrhizobium sp. AZCC 1719:
- a CDS encoding FAD-binding oxidoreductase: MKKFSQKFKTGVSVAAVVVVLLGVYSYRKLQALAADPAGEKDCGPAVGGGEQAKIDLERIKAIAPLKDVKWSQLGGSINDASCLNKTEIYGVVAVRSVEDIAKTLAFARDNKLSVTTAGVRHSMGGHAFRKGGIVLDMRGFNRIVLNESARSITVQPGATWHDIQNVLHPRFAVRAMQSTDIFTVGGSISVNAHGMDHQAGALAKSIKSMKVMLADGSLRTVSSTENADLFNLVVGGYGLFGVIVDAELDIADNLVYQTGRRVMDYKEFPALFAGEIEKDASIGLMYGHLSTAPSTFLRELLLYTYTKIDGTDFKRQPLGEVSGTKLRRLTINLSKQGPLFQEIKWLSEKHIEHRMENCTVTRAQAIGSAEACLVNRNDPMHDSVPYLRNSLPDDTDILHEYFIPRSQFVSFVDGMRKVLIDNKTNLLNASVRVVHQENNFLTYSPEPAFSLVLYINQTTDDEGNRRMKKATEELIDLTIAHKGRFFLPYQLYYSKDQLQRSYPEIRDFFAAKRKYDPGELFTNTFYQKYAS; this comes from the coding sequence ATGAAGAAATTTTCGCAAAAATTCAAAACCGGCGTCTCCGTGGCCGCCGTGGTCGTCGTGCTGCTCGGCGTTTACAGCTATCGCAAGCTTCAGGCGCTGGCGGCCGATCCCGCGGGCGAAAAGGATTGCGGCCCGGCGGTCGGCGGCGGCGAGCAGGCGAAAATCGATCTGGAGCGGATCAAGGCGATAGCGCCGCTCAAGGACGTGAAATGGTCGCAGCTTGGCGGCAGCATCAATGATGCGAGCTGTCTCAACAAGACCGAAATCTACGGCGTGGTCGCGGTGCGCAGCGTCGAGGATATTGCGAAGACGCTGGCCTTTGCGCGCGACAACAAGCTCTCCGTCACCACCGCCGGCGTCCGCCACAGCATGGGTGGGCACGCCTTCCGCAAGGGCGGCATCGTGCTCGACATGCGCGGCTTCAACAGAATCGTGCTCAACGAGAGCGCCAGATCGATCACCGTGCAGCCGGGCGCGACCTGGCACGACATCCAGAACGTGCTGCATCCGCGCTTTGCGGTGCGCGCCATGCAGTCGACCGACATCTTCACCGTCGGCGGCTCGATCTCGGTCAATGCCCATGGCATGGACCATCAGGCCGGCGCGCTTGCGAAATCGATCAAGTCGATGAAGGTGATGCTGGCGGACGGTTCGCTGCGCACGGTATCGTCGACCGAGAATGCGGATCTGTTCAACCTCGTGGTCGGCGGCTACGGCCTGTTCGGCGTGATCGTCGATGCCGAGCTCGATATTGCTGACAACCTCGTCTACCAGACCGGCCGTCGCGTAATGGACTACAAGGAATTTCCCGCGCTGTTCGCCGGCGAGATCGAGAAGGACGCCAGTATCGGCCTGATGTACGGCCATCTCTCGACCGCGCCGAGCACGTTCCTAAGGGAATTGCTGCTCTATACCTACACCAAGATCGACGGCACCGATTTCAAGCGCCAGCCGCTCGGCGAGGTCAGCGGCACCAAGCTGCGGCGGCTGACCATCAACCTTTCCAAGCAAGGGCCGTTGTTTCAGGAGATAAAATGGCTGTCCGAGAAGCACATCGAGCATCGGATGGAAAACTGCACGGTGACGCGCGCGCAAGCGATCGGATCCGCGGAGGCCTGTCTCGTCAACCGCAATGATCCCATGCACGATTCCGTGCCTTATTTGCGCAACTCGCTGCCTGACGATACCGACATCCTGCACGAATATTTCATCCCGCGCAGCCAGTTCGTCTCGTTTGTCGACGGCATGCGCAAGGTGCTGATCGACAACAAGACCAATCTGCTGAACGCGTCGGTGCGGGTCGTGCATCAGGAAAACAATTTCCTGACTTATTCGCCGGAGCCGGCATTCTCGCTGGTGCTCTACATCAACCAGACGACGGACGACGAGGGCAACCGGCGGATGAAGAAGGCGACGGAAGAACTGATCGACCTCACCATCGCGCACAAGGGCCGGTTCTTCCTGCCTTACCAACTCTACTATTCGAAGGACCAGTTGCAGCGCTCATACCCGGAGATCAGAGATTTCTTCGCAGCGAAGCGGAAGTATGATCCGGGCGAGTTGTTCACGAATACGTTTTACCAGAAGTACGCGTCGTGA
- a CDS encoding amidohydrolase family protein, whose amino-acid sequence MLTRRSMMFASIAAGVIMNNRTASAKAAQPATPVNFDVPMGACDCHTHIHPDPEKFPFFPGRVYTPELASPEEMTALHKALHMERVVIVTPSIYGTDNSATLFGMAARGPTARGIAVIDDKTSEGDLDVMGKAGIRGVRLNLATGGVNDPSVARPRFTAAVERMKARGWHVQIYTNPAMITAIKDLVMASPVAVVFDHFGGAKAGLGVEQPGFADLVDLVKSGKAYVKISGAYRASKLAPDYTDCIPLAKALISANPDRIVWGTDWPHPNSVTPADKKITDVTPLFQIDDGRLLNQLPVWAPDAAIRKKILVDNPAQLYGF is encoded by the coding sequence ATGCTGACGCGACGCAGTATGATGTTCGCCTCCATCGCGGCCGGAGTGATCATGAACAATAGAACCGCCTCTGCCAAAGCGGCGCAGCCGGCGACGCCGGTGAATTTCGACGTGCCCATGGGCGCCTGCGACTGTCACACCCATATCCACCCCGATCCCGAAAAATTCCCGTTCTTCCCCGGCCGCGTCTACACGCCCGAACTGGCTTCGCCCGAGGAAATGACCGCCCTGCACAAGGCGCTGCACATGGAGCGCGTGGTGATCGTCACGCCCTCGATCTACGGCACCGACAACTCGGCCACGCTGTTCGGCATGGCGGCACGGGGGCCGACCGCGCGCGGGATAGCCGTAATCGACGACAAGACGTCGGAGGGCGATCTCGATGTCATGGGCAAGGCCGGCATTCGCGGTGTCCGCCTCAATCTCGCAACCGGCGGCGTCAACGATCCGAGCGTCGCCCGGCCACGCTTCACAGCCGCCGTCGAGCGCATGAAAGCGCGCGGTTGGCACGTGCAGATTTACACCAACCCGGCGATGATCACCGCGATCAAGGATCTGGTGATGGCCTCGCCGGTGGCGGTCGTGTTCGACCATTTCGGCGGCGCCAAGGCAGGCCTCGGCGTTGAGCAGCCGGGCTTTGCCGACCTCGTGGATCTCGTCAAATCGGGCAAGGCCTATGTGAAGATTTCCGGCGCCTATCGCGCCTCCAAACTCGCGCCCGATTACACCGATTGCATCCCGCTCGCCAAGGCGCTGATATCAGCCAATCCCGACCGTATCGTCTGGGGCACCGACTGGCCGCACCCCAACTCGGTCACGCCTGCTGACAAGAAGATTACCGACGTCACGCCGCTATTTCAGATCGACGACGGGCGGCTGTTGAATCAGCTTCCGGTGTGGGCGCCGGATGCGGCGATCCGCAAGAAGATCCTGGTCGACAATCCCGCACAGCTCTACGGGTTCTGA